A genomic region of Phragmites australis chromosome 2, lpPhrAust1.1, whole genome shotgun sequence contains the following coding sequences:
- the LOC133897753 gene encoding probable small nuclear ribonucleoprotein F isoform X3: MEYKGYLVSVDSYMNLQLANTEEYIDGQFSGNLGEILIRCNNVLYLRGVPEDTEIEDAE, from the exons ATGGAGTACAAAG GGTATCTCGTTTCTGTGGACTCCTATATGAATCTTCAG CTTGCTAACACAGAGGAGTACATTGACGGACAATTCTCTGGAAACCTGGGTGAGATTCTGATCAG GTGCAACAACGTTCTGTATCTCCGAGGTGTTCCAGAGGATACAGAGATAGAGGACGCGGAGTGA
- the LOC133897753 gene encoding probable small nuclear ribonucleoprotein F isoform X2, which produces MATVPVNPKPFLNNLTGKPVIVKLKWGMEYKGYLVSVDSYMNLQLANTEEYIDGQFSGNLGATTFCISEVFQRIQR; this is translated from the exons ATGGCG ACTGTGCCAGTTAACCCAAAACCTTTCTTGAACAATCTGACAGGGAAGCCTGTAATTGTCAAACTTAAGTGGGGTATGGAGTACAAAG GGTATCTCGTTTCTGTGGACTCCTATATGAATCTTCAG CTTGCTAACACAGAGGAGTACATTGACGGACAATTCTCTGGAAACCTGG GTGCAACAACGTTCTGTATCTCCGAGGTGTTCCAGAGGATACAGAGATAG
- the LOC133897780 gene encoding acyl transferase 7-like: MAAAKSIERLAQRRVAPAEPTPVGPLRLSWLDRYPTQMALIESLHVFKPDLDRDIDAAASPAKTIETALARALVHYYPLAGRLVLSDAGAQQEVDCSNAGVWFTEAAAACSLEDVDYLEAPLMIPKDELLPPTPAQEDERELVLLVQVTSFACGGFVVGFRFSHAVADGPGAAQFMNAIGELARGTESVSVVPQWGREAIPDPSCALIGSLPEPAGAKRLEYLAIDISADYIDHFKSQYNAAHAGVGGWCSAFEVLIAKAWQSRTRAAGFEPDSPVHLCFAMNARPMLHASLPRGGAGFYGNCYYIMRVSAPAGKVAGSSVTEVVKLIKDGKRRMPTDFGRWAAGEMGAGGVDPYQITSDYRTLLVSDWTRLGFAEVDYGWGPPAHVVPLTNLDYIATCILVRPWAHKPGARLITQCVTPDRVAAFHEGMLDMS, translated from the coding sequence ATGGCGGCGGCGAAGTCCATCGAGCGGCTCGCGCAACGCCGGGTGGCCCCGGCCGAGCCCACGCCGGTCGGACCACTCCGGCTGTCGTGGCTCGACCGGTACCCCACCCAGATGGCGCTGATCGAGTCGCTCCACGTGTTCAAGCCGGATCTAGACCGCGACATTGATGCCGCTGCTAGCCCAGCCAAGACGATTGAGACGGCCCTGGCTCGGGCCTTGGTCCATTACTACCCGCTCGCCGGCCGCTTGGTCCTCTCAGACGCCGGCGCGCAGCAGGAGGTGGACTGCAGCAACGCTGGCGTCTGGTTCACCGAGGCCGCGGCTGCTTGCAGCCTCGaggacgtggactacctggaggCCCCGCTCATGATCCCCAAGGACGAGCTCCTCCCGCCCACGCCCGCCCAGGAGGACGAGCGCGAGCTTGTGCTGCTCGTCCAGGTCACCTCCTTCGCGTGCGGCGGCTTCGTCGTCGGCTTCCGGTTCAGCCACGCGGTGGCCGACGGCCCAGGCGCCGCGCAGTTCATGAACGCCATCGGCGAGTTGGCGCGCGGCACGGAGAGCGTGTCGGTCGTGCCGCAGTGGGGCCGCGAGGCGATCCCGGACCCGTCCTGCGCCCTGATCGGGAGCCTTCCGGAGCCCGCGGGCGCCAAGCGGCTCGAGTACCTCGCCATCGACATCTCGGCGGACTACATCGACCACTTCAAGAGCCAGTACAACGCGGCGCACGCGGGCGTGGGCGGCTGGTGCTCGGCGTTCGAGGTGCTGATCGCCAAGGCGTGGCAGAGCCGCACCCGCGCGGCGGGGTTCGAGCCGGATTCCCCCGTCCATCTCTGCTTCGCCATGAACGCGCGCCCAATGCTGCACGCTTCCCTCCCGCGCGGCGGCGCCGGGTTCTACGGCAACTGCTACTACATCATGCGCGTGTCGGCGCCCGCGGGCAAGGTGGCGGGGTCCTCGGTGACGGAGGTGGTGAAGCTCATCAAGGACGGGAAACGGCGGATGCCAACGGATTTCGGGCGGTGGGCGGCGGGGGAGATGGGCGCCGGCGGCGTGGACCCGTACCAGATCACGTCGGACTACCGGACGCTGCTGGTGTCCGACTGGACGCGGCTCGGGTTCGCCGAGGTGGACTATGGGTGGGGCCCGCCCGCGCATGTAGTGCCACTGACAAACCTGGACTACATCGCCACGTGTATTCTGGTGAGACCGTGGGCCCACAAGCCAGGTGCGCGGCTGATCACGCAGTGCGTCACCCCCGACCGCGTCGCCGCCTTCCACGAGGGCATGCTCGACATGAGCTGA
- the LOC133897753 gene encoding probable small nuclear ribonucleoprotein F isoform X1: MATVPVNPKPFLNNLTGKPVIVKLKWGMEYKGYLVSVDSYMNLQLANTEEYIDGQFSGNLGEILIRCNNVLYLRGVPEDTEIEDAE; this comes from the exons ATGGCG ACTGTGCCAGTTAACCCAAAACCTTTCTTGAACAATCTGACAGGGAAGCCTGTAATTGTCAAACTTAAGTGGGGTATGGAGTACAAAG GGTATCTCGTTTCTGTGGACTCCTATATGAATCTTCAG CTTGCTAACACAGAGGAGTACATTGACGGACAATTCTCTGGAAACCTGGGTGAGATTCTGATCAG GTGCAACAACGTTCTGTATCTCCGAGGTGTTCCAGAGGATACAGAGATAGAGGACGCGGAGTGA